The following coding sequences lie in one Phycicoccus duodecadis genomic window:
- a CDS encoding transporter substrate-binding domain-containing protein, with protein sequence MNTRLMTSAIAVGTLALGLSACATDTTTTKSGVKVIKDGQLTVCTSLPYEPFEFKKGNEVVGFDMDLMKKVAEANGLKMAVTVTGFEGIQSGQALNSGTCDIAAAGMTITPERQKAIDFSDPYFDATQALLTKDKSLNSLEALAGKSLAVMSGTTGELYAKDKAPKTVELKSFEDLGLQTTALTTGQVDAVIQDNGPLLDFAKKNPDTFVTAEFQTGEQYGFAVQKGKNPELLASINKVLKDSKADGSYNATYKTWFGTEPKS encoded by the coding sequence ATGAACACGCGCCTCATGACCTCCGCCATCGCCGTGGGCACTCTCGCCCTGGGCCTCTCCGCCTGTGCCACGGACACCACGACGACCAAGAGCGGGGTGAAGGTCATCAAGGACGGGCAGCTCACCGTCTGCACCTCCCTGCCCTACGAGCCGTTCGAGTTCAAGAAGGGCAACGAGGTCGTCGGGTTCGACATGGACCTGATGAAGAAGGTGGCCGAGGCCAACGGCCTGAAGATGGCCGTCACGGTCACCGGCTTCGAGGGCATCCAGTCGGGCCAGGCGCTCAACAGCGGCACCTGCGACATCGCCGCCGCCGGCATGACGATCACCCCCGAGCGCCAGAAGGCCATCGACTTCTCCGACCCGTACTTCGACGCCACCCAGGCGCTGCTCACCAAGGACAAGAGCCTGAACTCCCTCGAGGCGCTGGCCGGGAAGTCCCTCGCGGTGATGTCGGGCACCACCGGTGAGCTCTACGCCAAGGACAAGGCGCCCAAGACCGTCGAGCTGAAGTCCTTCGAGGACCTCGGCCTGCAGACCACCGCCCTCACCACCGGCCAGGTCGACGCCGTCATCCAGGACAACGGCCCGCTGCTCGACTTCGCCAAGAAGAACCCCGACACCTTCGTGACGGCCGAGTTCCAGACCGGTGAGCAGTACGGCTTCGCGGTGCAGAAGGGCAAGAACCCCGAGCTGCTGGCCTCCATCAACAAGGTCCTCAAGGACTCCAAGGCCGACGGCAGCTACAACGCCACCTACAAGACCTGGTTCGGCACCGAGCCCAAGAGCTGA
- a CDS encoding ferredoxin reductase family protein, with translation MAVVTRPGRRSPGGGAARRRMAPTLWALLVAAGVAVPVWALWQAPDGAHRGVWRVVSLVAALGAASLLVLTFLLPSRFRPLTGYLGVERLLRSHRALALAAVGLVVLHVVTVVVRPGPGLGILDLRTAPPRVWAASVATVALLALVGLGVSRRRRRPRYEGWRLGHVILANVALLATTLHVLWLGDLTRFAVARAWFVGLATLMVGALALRWVWRPLRSLRHRYVVDEVRRASPTAVTLVLHATGHGGLEFRPGQFAWLKIGTSPFVFEEHPFTIASAATEPWRKEFTIKGVGDFSELVAGLKPGRHVFLDGPHGAFTLDGLTSDRFVLIAGGVGITPMLSMLRTLAARHDPRPVLLFVAGRTADDLLHRADGEHLEESLDLQVVEILEEPDDGWEGEVGRFTRETLERSLPRIRRRERVDVFVCGPGPMVAAATRIVSDRGIPGSRIHTELFDVV, from the coding sequence GTGGCCGTCGTCACTCGTCCGGGTCGCCGTTCGCCCGGCGGCGGCGCCGCCCGACGCCGGATGGCTCCCACCCTCTGGGCGCTGCTGGTCGCCGCGGGGGTGGCGGTGCCCGTCTGGGCCCTGTGGCAGGCTCCGGACGGCGCCCACCGGGGGGTGTGGCGCGTCGTCTCGCTCGTCGCCGCCCTCGGGGCCGCCTCCCTCCTGGTCCTCACCTTCCTCCTCCCCAGCCGGTTCCGACCGCTCACCGGGTACCTCGGAGTCGAGCGCCTGCTGCGCAGCCACCGGGCCCTGGCCCTGGCCGCCGTGGGGCTCGTCGTCCTCCACGTCGTGACCGTCGTCGTCCGGCCGGGCCCGGGGCTCGGCATCCTGGACCTGCGGACGGCCCCGCCCCGGGTGTGGGCCGCCTCCGTCGCCACCGTGGCCCTGCTGGCCCTCGTCGGGCTCGGGGTCAGCCGGCGCCGCCGCCGCCCGCGCTACGAGGGCTGGCGCCTCGGGCACGTGATCCTCGCCAACGTCGCCCTCCTCGCCACGACCCTGCACGTGCTGTGGCTCGGCGACCTGACCCGGTTCGCCGTGGCCCGTGCCTGGTTCGTCGGGCTGGCGACCCTGATGGTCGGTGCGCTGGCGTTGCGGTGGGTGTGGCGGCCGCTGCGCTCGCTGCGGCACCGCTACGTCGTCGACGAGGTCCGCCGGGCGTCCCCCACCGCCGTGACGCTCGTCCTGCACGCCACCGGCCACGGTGGTCTCGAGTTCCGGCCGGGGCAGTTCGCCTGGCTCAAGATCGGCACCTCGCCGTTCGTCTTCGAGGAGCACCCGTTCACGATCGCCTCGGCCGCCACCGAGCCGTGGCGCAAGGAGTTCACCATCAAGGGGGTCGGCGACTTCAGCGAGCTGGTCGCGGGGCTGAAGCCCGGCCGTCACGTCTTCCTCGACGGGCCGCACGGGGCGTTCACCCTCGACGGACTCACCTCCGACCGATTCGTCCTCATCGCCGGCGGGGTCGGGATCACCCCGATGCTGAGCATGCTGCGGACCCTGGCCGCACGCCACGACCCCCGGCCGGTGCTGCTGTTCGTCGCCGGGCGCACCGCCGACGACCTGCTGCACCGCGCCGACGGAGAGCACCTCGAGGAGTCCCTCGACCTGCAGGTCGTCGAGATCCTCGAGGAACCCGACGACGGCTGGGAGGGGGAGGTGGGCCGTTTCACCCGCGAGACCCTGGAACGGTCGCTGCCGAGGATCCGGCGGCGCGAGCGCGTCGACGTGTTCGTGTGCGGCCCCGGGCCGATGGTCGCCGCCGCCACCCGCATCGTGAGCGACCGGGGCATACCCGGCTCCCGGATCCACACGGAGCTCTTCGACGTCGTGTGA
- a CDS encoding amino acid ABC transporter permease, with amino-acid sequence MAMTPRKRAQVSRAIQYAVLVVLVLVLAFTADWATLKAAFLEPALVAKQFPEVITLALKNTVLYTLGAFVFGLVLGLVLALMRLSSVGPYRWLATGFIEFFRGVPALIVFIGLYFGLPTAFPGRQLPGGTFGTVTIALGLVGAAYMAETIRAGIQAVPKGQVEAARSLGMTQSRAMVSIVIPQAFRIILPPLTNELILLTKDSSLVYVLGLSVSAYELTKFGREGLNDEANLTPLTVAALCYLIITVPLSIVVRRMEARAERAR; translated from the coding sequence ATGGCGATGACCCCGCGCAAGCGTGCCCAGGTCAGCCGCGCGATCCAGTACGCGGTGCTGGTGGTGCTCGTGCTCGTTCTCGCGTTCACCGCCGACTGGGCGACGCTCAAGGCCGCCTTCCTCGAGCCGGCCCTGGTCGCCAAGCAGTTCCCCGAGGTCATCACGCTCGCGCTGAAGAACACCGTCCTCTACACCCTGGGGGCGTTCGTGTTCGGCCTGGTGCTGGGGCTCGTGCTGGCCCTGATGCGGCTGTCGTCGGTGGGCCCGTACCGGTGGCTGGCCACCGGGTTCATCGAGTTCTTCCGTGGGGTGCCGGCCCTGATCGTGTTCATCGGCCTGTACTTCGGTCTGCCGACGGCCTTCCCGGGGCGCCAGCTCCCGGGCGGGACGTTCGGCACGGTCACCATCGCGCTCGGCCTGGTGGGCGCCGCCTACATGGCGGAGACGATCCGGGCGGGCATCCAGGCGGTGCCCAAGGGCCAGGTCGAGGCGGCCCGCTCGCTCGGCATGACCCAGAGCCGGGCGATGGTCTCGATCGTCATCCCGCAGGCGTTCCGCATCATCCTGCCGCCGCTGACCAACGAGCTGATCCTCCTGACCAAGGACTCCTCGCTGGTCTACGTGCTGGGGCTGTCGGTGTCGGCCTACGAGCTGACCAAGTTCGGCCGTGAGGGCCTGAACGACGAGGCCAACCTGACCCCGCTCACGGTGGCCGCACTCTGCTACCTCATCATCACCGTCCCGCTCTCCATCGTCGTCCGGCGCATGGAAGCCCGAGCCGAGAGGGCGCGCTGA
- a CDS encoding DUF1028 domain-containing protein, with product MTFSIAARDADAWGVAVASKFLAVGSVVPRVVLGHCAIATQAMARVAYLDELEAALRAGTPTAEALAAALAGDDGGAHRQVGVVGPDGPATHTGAECLHWAGGRTGAEGRSAYAIQGNILVGPQVVEAMETAWHEHAGAPLDERLVAVLLAGDAAGGDARGRQSAALLVRRPGAGYDASGVLADLRVDDHPEAPHELARLHQLSSLYFGTAQDVRPLEGPLRAEVAALLAAVGHAPVSDDVEAALEAWMGEANLENRHASGGIDTRVLGVLRDGLPTGP from the coding sequence ATGACCTTCTCCATCGCCGCCCGTGACGCCGACGCCTGGGGCGTGGCGGTCGCGAGCAAGTTCCTGGCCGTCGGCAGCGTCGTCCCGCGGGTCGTCCTGGGCCACTGCGCCATCGCGACCCAGGCCATGGCCCGGGTCGCCTACCTCGACGAGCTCGAGGCCGCCCTCCGCGCCGGTACGCCCACCGCCGAGGCCCTGGCCGCGGCCCTCGCCGGTGACGACGGGGGCGCGCACCGCCAGGTCGGGGTGGTCGGCCCGGACGGGCCCGCGACCCACACCGGGGCGGAGTGCCTGCACTGGGCCGGTGGGCGCACCGGCGCCGAGGGCCGGAGCGCGTACGCGATCCAGGGCAACATCCTGGTCGGGCCGCAGGTCGTGGAGGCCATGGAGACGGCCTGGCACGAGCACGCCGGGGCGCCGCTCGACGAGCGGCTCGTCGCCGTCCTCCTGGCGGGTGACGCGGCGGGCGGCGACGCCCGCGGCCGCCAGAGCGCGGCCCTGCTCGTCCGCCGCCCCGGCGCCGGCTACGACGCCTCCGGGGTGCTGGCCGACCTGCGGGTCGACGACCATCCCGAGGCGCCCCACGAGCTCGCGCGGCTGCACCAGCTCTCGAGCCTGTACTTCGGGACCGCCCAGGACGTCCGGCCGCTCGAGGGGCCCCTGCGTGCAGAGGTGGCCGCCCTCCTGGCGGCCGTCGGCCACGCCCCGGTCTCCGACGACGTGGAGGCTGCGCTGGAGGCCTGGATGGGCGAGGCCAACCTCGAGAACCGGCATGCCTCGGGCGGCATCGACACGCGCGTGCTCGGCGTCCTGCGTGACGGGCTGCCCACCGGCCCGTGA
- a CDS encoding methyltransferase domain-containing protein — translation MQCDYYDAGACRSCSLMGTPYERQLADKQRHVEDVLRTTAAEVQWLPAIRSRESAFRNKAKLVVGGRAGAPTLGILDADGRGVDLRECGLYEPGLAATFDAVHRVVAELGIAPYDVPGRSGELKYVVLTHSPDGEQLVRFVVRSRQGLEAVRAGLPRLRADLPTARVVTVNLHPEHKAVLEGEEEIVLTDERELAMRLGAVTLRLGPRAFFQTNTAVARALYAQASEWADAAAPRTVWDLYCGVGGFALHLAAEGRRVVGVETAADAVAAASAAALDAPGDVTFHVGDATSVTPPGPSPDLVVVNPPRRGIGAGLAGWLEAGSAGHVVYSSCNVDTLARDLAAMPSLRPVAARVADMFPQTRHVETVLLLARRGVEVP, via the coding sequence ATGCAGTGCGACTACTACGACGCCGGTGCCTGCCGGTCGTGCTCCCTGATGGGGACTCCCTACGAGCGCCAGCTGGCCGACAAGCAGCGGCACGTCGAGGACGTCCTGCGCACGACGGCCGCCGAGGTGCAGTGGCTGCCCGCGATCCGGTCCCGCGAGAGCGCGTTCCGCAACAAGGCCAAGCTCGTGGTCGGCGGCCGCGCCGGGGCGCCGACACTGGGCATCCTGGATGCCGACGGGCGCGGCGTCGACCTGCGCGAGTGCGGGCTCTACGAGCCGGGACTGGCCGCGACCTTCGACGCGGTGCACCGCGTCGTCGCCGAGCTCGGCATCGCGCCCTATGACGTCCCCGGGCGCTCGGGCGAGCTGAAGTACGTGGTGCTCACCCACTCCCCCGACGGCGAGCAGCTGGTGCGCTTCGTCGTCCGCTCGCGTCAGGGGCTCGAGGCCGTGCGAGCCGGGCTCCCCCGGCTGCGGGCCGACCTGCCCACCGCCCGGGTCGTGACCGTCAACCTGCACCCGGAGCACAAGGCGGTGCTCGAGGGCGAGGAGGAGATCGTCCTCACCGACGAGCGCGAGCTCGCGATGCGCCTCGGCGCGGTGACGCTGCGGCTGGGTCCGCGCGCGTTCTTCCAGACCAACACGGCGGTGGCGCGGGCGCTCTACGCGCAGGCCAGCGAGTGGGCGGACGCCGCGGCGCCGCGCACCGTGTGGGACCTCTACTGCGGTGTCGGCGGGTTCGCCCTCCACCTGGCCGCCGAGGGCCGGCGGGTGGTCGGCGTTGAGACCGCCGCCGACGCCGTGGCCGCCGCGTCGGCCGCCGCGCTCGACGCGCCCGGCGATGTCACCTTCCACGTGGGTGACGCGACGAGCGTCACCCCACCGGGCCCCTCCCCCGACCTGGTCGTCGTCAACCCGCCGCGGCGCGGCATCGGGGCCGGCCTCGCCGGTTGGCTGGAGGCCGGCAGCGCGGGCCACGTCGTCTACTCGAGCTGCAACGTCGACACCCTGGCGCGTGACCTCGCGGCCATGCCGTCGCTGCGCCCGGTGGCCGCCCGGGTCGCCGACATGTTCCCGCAGACCCGGCACGTCGAGACCGTCCTCCTGCTCGCCCGGCGCGGGGTCGAGGTGCCTTAA
- a CDS encoding amino acid ABC transporter ATP-binding protein, with the protein MTEITVDETAPAIDVQDLHKYFGDNQVLKGIDFRVARGSVACVIGPSGSGKSTLLRCVNRLEEPTSGKIFVEGVEVTDPDVHLDALRSRIGMVFQQFNLFPHLKVLDNLTIAQMRVKKRSRSEAVEIARANLAKVGLAEREDAYPAHLSGGQQQRIAIARALSMSPDLMLFDEPTSALDPELVGDVLDVMKDLASDGMTMMVVTHEMGFAREVGDNLVFMDGGVIVEEGDPKQVLADPQHERTRSFLSKVL; encoded by the coding sequence ATGACCGAGATCACCGTCGACGAGACCGCACCCGCCATCGACGTGCAGGACCTGCACAAGTACTTCGGCGACAACCAGGTGCTCAAGGGCATCGACTTCCGCGTGGCGCGCGGCTCGGTGGCCTGCGTCATCGGGCCGTCGGGCTCGGGCAAGTCCACCCTCCTGCGCTGCGTCAACCGGCTCGAGGAGCCCACCTCGGGCAAGATCTTCGTCGAGGGCGTCGAGGTCACCGACCCCGACGTGCACCTCGACGCGCTGCGCAGCCGCATCGGGATGGTGTTCCAGCAGTTCAACCTGTTCCCGCACCTGAAGGTCCTCGACAACCTGACCATCGCCCAGATGCGGGTCAAGAAGCGCAGCCGCAGCGAGGCCGTCGAGATCGCGCGCGCCAACCTCGCGAAGGTCGGGCTGGCCGAGCGCGAGGACGCCTACCCGGCGCACCTCTCCGGCGGCCAGCAGCAGCGCATCGCCATCGCGCGGGCGCTGTCGATGTCGCCCGACCTGATGCTCTTCGACGAGCCCACCTCGGCCCTCGACCCCGAGCTCGTCGGCGACGTGCTCGACGTGATGAAGGACCTGGCCTCCGACGGCATGACGATGATGGTCGTCACGCACGAGATGGGCTTCGCCCGCGAGGTCGGCGACAACCTGGTGTTCATGGACGGCGGGGTCATCGTCGAGGAGGGCGACCCCAAGCAGGTGCTCGCCGACCCGCAGCACGAGCGCACCCGGAGCTTCCTCTCCAAGGTGCTCTGA
- a CDS encoding L-threonylcarbamoyladenylate synthase — MARYLDVHPVDPQPRAIAQTVDILRAGGLVAYPTDSGYALGALMGDQQAKDRIRTIRRLDDRHHYTLVCRDFAQLGQLVHVDNHVFRAVKAATPGPYTFILPATQEVPRRLLHAKKKTVGVRIPEHPVVRELLAALGEPLLSSTLILPGETEPMTQGWEVKETLDHVVDVVLDSGECGTEPTTVVDFTGDPAGEVVRAGAGGWPSR; from the coding sequence GTGGCCCGCTACCTCGACGTCCACCCCGTCGACCCCCAGCCCCGCGCGATCGCGCAGACCGTCGACATCCTGCGTGCGGGTGGTCTCGTCGCCTACCCCACCGACTCGGGCTACGCCCTCGGCGCGCTCATGGGCGACCAGCAGGCCAAGGACCGCATCCGCACCATCCGCCGGCTCGACGACCGCCACCACTACACGCTGGTGTGCCGCGACTTCGCCCAGCTCGGGCAGCTGGTGCACGTCGACAACCACGTCTTCCGGGCGGTGAAGGCCGCGACCCCGGGGCCCTACACGTTCATCCTGCCGGCCACCCAGGAGGTGCCGCGGCGGCTGCTGCACGCGAAGAAGAAGACCGTGGGCGTGCGGATCCCCGAGCACCCGGTCGTCCGCGAGCTGCTGGCCGCCCTCGGTGAGCCGCTGCTGTCCTCGACGCTGATCCTGCCCGGCGAGACCGAGCCGATGACGCAGGGCTGGGAGGTCAAGGAGACCCTCGACCACGTCGTCGACGTCGTCCTGGACTCGGGGGAGTGCGGCACCGAGCCCACCACGGTGGTCGACTTCACCGGCGACCCCGCCGGCGAGGTCGTGCGCGCGGGAGCGGGCGGCTGGCCCAGCCGCTGA